GGCCCAAGTGTCCGGACCCCAGGCTGTCTTGTGTAACTGGGCTATACCTTGTTCCCTGCACACCACACATGAACAACTTGTTCCTGGCTCCCGTGTGGGTTATCGGAgacatggggggtggggatggaaaaGCAGCAGTACTGTAGAAGTACGGAAAGGCAAAACTAAAGCAGCTTATCACTTGGCCTGGCTTCTCCCCAGACTTTGTCTCCCACCTTGCCTCCTCAGTCCCGGGCTTCACCGACCCATGGTGCCCCAGACCGGGCTGCACCCCTCAGCGCCTCTACGTCTAAGAGGAGGGGTGATGGGAGAGTCTGGGAGGAGGGTCCTTGAGGACAGCGTTCTGGAACTGCCTCTGGGCTCCTGTTCTGTGCCTCTTGAAGGGACaactggagaggaggagaaagtggACGCCCGGGGGACTTCTGCTGCCAAAGGAATCAGTGGGAATTCTACCTCTATGCGATCCTTTGGCCTAGACTGAACAGAATATGAAATCAGGGAGGAAAGGACTTTGTACTCTAGTTTACAAGTGGAGAAGaactgaatacattttatttttaaaaaaatttatttaatgtttttatttatttttgagacagagagagacagagcatgagcaggggaggggcagagagagagagggagacacagaatccgaagcaggttccaggctccgagctgtcagcacagagcccgacgtggagctcgaactcacggactgtgagatcatgacctgagccaaagttggacgcttaactgactgagccacccaggtgccctgaactgAATACATTTTAGACTTACATGTGCTAACTGGCAAGAATGCATGTCCAAAGGGGTATTTTTATAGCCCCAGTGTGGTATTATTTGGAATATTCCTATGATGTTGTGAAAAAGAGATAAATGTATCTGTGCAAACTCTTCCAATGAGCCGTATTGGACAATGGAGCTGAAAGAATTTGAGAACAAAGGAGTGAATTTGAGCCTCGGATACAGTATTGCTTTAGAGTTACTTTCAATAGGTCATGATAGGACATTCATTACAGCCTTCTGGCTACAGCTAGCTTACCCTTTTCCCAGGTCTCAGGAAGAAATACAAGGAGTGTTAGATATGGAACCTTCTAGAAATGGGAACTTCAAAGAGTCATACCCCTCACAGTGAGGCACTGGCCTCAGGCACAAAACTTAAGTGTGCCCAAACACTCAGATAAATAACATTTgaatgcaatatttaaaaaatcaaatggcaAACTTTGACCTGTGAGCTGAAGGgcagtgggtgtgtgtgtgtgtgcgcgtgtgtgcttgtttttataaataaaatttactggATCTGGGGCCAGGCCAGCGGTGAGATGAGTGGAGGTAGGTTATGCAAATACAAAGACAGAtcctatctttatttaaaatgttgatattttagggacacctgggtggctcagtcagttgagcatccgacttgggctcaggtcatggtctcatggtgcatggattcgagccccatgtcgggctctgtgctgacagctcggagcctggagcctgcttcagattctgtgtctccctctctctcttgcccctcccctgctcactctctgtctctgtctctatctctctctgtcaaaaataaacattaaaaaaaatgttgatattttattcACCATGGATTATTGggcattaatttaaattttttaaatagtgcatTAAACTATTATTTATCTTACTAAGCTTTTCTGGCACCCTCTCAAATTTTGAGCCAGAAGTGGGTACTTCACTAGCTTCACACTAATCTCGGCACTGGCCCCCGATGACCTTGGTTTTGGTTGTTCAGTCAGATGTCTTGGGAGAAGGACATGTGGATCAGCATGATGGGGAAGGAGAaattctctctctggctcctgcCTTTACGAACAGGCATTCTCTCTTGAGGAAGTGCAGTGAAAGGCGCAGTGAGAAGTGTAGCCTCTTGTACCACGTATTACTCAGTCCTCCCCAAGGAAGCAAGAGTGGCTTAAATGATTCATGAGAGAGAGCCTACTGCATCGTGTTTTATTAGAGTTATTTCAAGGGTGAACGTTCGACTCTATTTGCTGCTTGCTGGTGATGggctctttcttgctttctgttcCTATCTATAGACACCATTGTGACTGCCCAGGACCTGCTATAATCTTTTGCAGCCTGTTCTGCCAGTTCCTGGGTGTGTGGCAGGAAACCTGTGGGCATCCTTACAGGAATTGGGTGAGAGAGCTAGCATGTGCTCTGCAGATCTACTTTCTCCAAGGGTCATAGGTCAAGATTTGGGATGAGAAGTAGGAGGCCCGACTATTCTCTTCAATCAGCTCTTACGGAGAGGCACGGCACACGGTGCCCCTTGCTCTCCATGTGGGCTTGCCATTCTGTGTCTGTTCTCTCTCAATGAGAACCTGGAGGGTTCTcccttggaaaggaagaaggggcaAGTGATTGGCACCTGAAACCTCCAAGCTTCACAAGCCTTGAAACGTACGGATTGGCTAATGAACCTTCTACATCTCCCGGAATTCATCTTCAAGACTGAGAGAGTGCTAAAAATTTAAGGACAGTGTTTGATGCTATTGTTTAAAATAGTGAAAGCTTGGAAGTCGTCGGATGTTCGACCATAGGCTGTTGGTTGTATAAATTGCCCATTCCTACTCTATACCATTAAAACTGAGAGAAACATATATATTGAACTGAAGTGATGCTCTTAACACATCagtaagtgaaaagagaaaaattacaaaaccgTATGTAGCTTTTTAAACCCAAGATGTCATCTTTGCCTTAAGAAGTAGATGAAAACCATTACCAAAATATTGTTGCTAATGAGAGTGATGAAATTAGgggtgatttttatctttttctttttgcatatgtatattttataatttagctGTAGTgaacatgttttatttacataataaaaaggcctgaaagagagaaaaaaaacccacttccctttcttaaaataaatcaagtaGGAATAGAAGAATCTCTTgaaaaatataagtgatatatttCCATGAAAGTAAATCAACAATTCATTCCCATTtaaagattctttctctgcctgcctccttttCCTCCGTAATGGGCGTACATTCAAaagaaaggtgggggtggggggaattaCAGACTGTCACAGATTTTTAGAAGAGGGTTCGTATGGCATTTTTTAGTTTTACTGTGAAAGATGGTTATTTATTAGTTTAAGTGAGGCAGTGTTCCTTCCCAGGATGTGTGACATGAGAAAATATGTCCTTATACTCCATGCACACAGGCGGTCTTTGACTGAACACTTCTTCCAGAAGGTAGGAAACCTCAGCGCCTTTGGAACGTCTCTCCTATTGACAGTTAACCACTAattaactgtgtgatcttggataagTTACTCAACATCCCTAAGCTGCAGGATCCCCATCTGTAAAAGAGTGATAATGATCCTATTCTTGTAGGACCATTGTGAGATTTAGAGATGTCGTATGTGAAGTTTGGAAAAAgaacctggtacacagtaggctGTTAATGATGAAAAGTCCTTGCAGTTCACAGGTATATGCGGATACCTAGTAAGGGAGATGAGAGCGTAGGCCAAACTCCACAGGGTACCTTCCTGTgggcacgcatgcacacacacacacacacacacacacacacacacacacgcctctgAAGTTACCCTACTTACAGAAGCAAGAACGTCATCTAGCTGCCTTCCACCATGGTTGGAAACAATGATGCCATGGATGTTGTGCTTCACGGCTAACTCTGCGTCCTCTTTTGTCAAGATCCCTTTAAGGATAATGGGCAATCGAGTTATGCTCTGAAGCCAGGAGAGGTCATTCCAGCAGATGGATGAGTCAATGGGGGACATCTGGAAATAAGGCATTGACGTTCTCTGTGGGGAAGAAATGAgagctttgggtttttttaattttttttttgagagagagagggagagagagcgagcaagcatgggggaggggcagaaagagggagacacagaatcctaagcaggctccaggctctgagctgtcagcacagagcctgacgcggggctcaaactcacagaccatgagatcatgacctgagccgaagtcggacgctcaaccgactgagccacccaagcgccccaagaaaAGAGAACTTAGACCTGAGCTCCTTTAAGATTATTTGATCCATTCCAAAATGAGACAGTCGGATAGCCACCTTTCATGAGCCTTAAAAGAGGAGCCACAGAATCAACAACACTTCCGGCTCCTTTTCCTAACAAACTTTGTGCAAAAGAACTGCTATTTCAACTGCTTATTCATTAACCCTTAATTGTGTCCCTGCTCAATAACTATGCCGGGATCTGCAGATACAAAGGCAAATAAGACATAATCCCTACTTTAAAGGAACTTAGAATATAGTAATGAGGTGGATAACCAAGGCATGTCTAGGCCTGTGTAGCATGTTATGTTTGAGATAGGCACAAGGTTATAAGCGCTAAGAAATACTTCAATAATCCTAAGTCAGATACTACCTCATATTTAACCTTGGCTTACCATGTGAATAACATACCCATCAATCCCAATGTGTCTCTGGGATCTGATATAAGGATTCCAGAAAATCCAAGGCTAACTTGTGGTGAATGAGTAGAACTGTTAACTCACTTGGCTGTGTATCACAGCCATTCACTAGCTGAAAAGGCCGGTATCATTATTGCTGATGCAGCCAAGGCATTCCAATGTTCCCATGATTTTCTGTCTCTGGGGCACTCCGTTGCATCTGactaggattttttaaaaaatgtttatttatttattcttgagaaagagagagagagagagagagagagagaatcccaagcaggctccacactgtcagtacacagccaaatgtggggcttgaacccatgaaccatgaggtcacgatctgagttgaaaccaaaaatcggatgcttaattgactgagccacccaggtccccctgacTGTAGGGTTTTAATGGGGAAGTGGCTTTTGCAGTCACCTATTTCAGAGATTCCAAACAAGTGTGCTTTTGCAGCTCCAGGAATGAGTTCCAGGTGTAGAGAGATTCTGACCCTCAGTTCTTAAGGCAgcagggtggggcctgggctgACTACACTCCATGGGCCAGTCACCCTGTCTACGAGCAGCCTCTTCAGGGGGTTAGTTAACTTAAATGTGTCATccaaaattatcattttcttttttttaattgttaatgtttatttatttttgagagagagagagagagagacggagtgtgagagggagagggacagagagagagagagagagagattgagagacagaatccgaagcaggccccaggctccaggctctgagctgtcggcacagagtcctatgcggggctccaactcatggaccctgagatcatgacctgagccaaaatcagacactcaactgagccacccaggcgtcccccaaatTGTCATTTTCTAAGGGTCCCATAAAGTAGAAAATGTAGGAAGAACTTATTTAATTTACTCTCCTATGCCATGAAGAAATCCTTTCCGATGCTTTCCTATTTCTTAGCGCCCAGCCCTGGCCTGAACACTTCTTTCTGGTGACAAGTGGATAGCGCCAGCAGTGAGGACATTGTGTGTTACGTTCTATTCTCCTGGAAGCCTTGGACAGCAGGAAACGTGGCATCTGCAGCGTCTGGCAAGAGCAGGCATTCCATGAACTTTcgtggaaagagagaagggaggaaggagaagaggaaatctGCCTCCTGTAATGCCTGCCCGTCGGATCTGGTATCTTTCCTACCTCCTTAGGTGAGTGAAGGTCTTTGAGCAGTAAGTTCAGCTTTAAGTCCAGTTGGTTTCGGATGTCATGTCGCCTGTTGCCCAGTTTGGGCACATCCACAGTGATGACCAGAGCTCTGAAACCCAGGGATTCCACCCTCTGGACCAGCTGTTTGCTGAGCTGCCGGTCTGGATGCACGTAGAGTTGGAACCACCGGAGGCCCCTGGGGGCAGTAGCAGCAATGTCCTCCAGGGCACAGGTGGCAAATGTGCTGGTGATGTAGCAGACCCCGGCTGCTTGGGCCGCTGCAAAGCAAACAGTACAGCTCAGGTGGGAGGGCAGGATTCTGGAAGGGGCTCAGAAGCCCTCAGAAGCTCTGACCAGCTTGCCCTGACAGTGAAGGTAAAGCTTGACTTCATTCTGCTTCCCGctagggcaggagggagagggggcctTAGATCAAGCTGGGAGGCCCAATCCTGTCTGGGTCCCCTGCTGTATAACCCGTCTTCCAAACCCTGTTGTCCATGGTTATTTCCAGCTGGAGGTGTCACTTAGTCCCCAGAACCATGTTGGACCTGCTACAGCTTTCAGATGGGAGAATGGGCTGCTTGTGAACTTGTTAAGGAAACAGAAGGGAACCAAGGGTGAGGAAATGTAATTCCAGTGGAGAAGGCTGAGCTTTGTCCTGGGAAAAGCATGCTATCTGAGTTAGAAAAATGCCAACTCCTCCCCTTcttagttgtgtggccttgggtcTCATTttcttcgtctgtaaaatgggggagggggggctacTACTACCTCTCCTACAGAGTTGTTGGGATATTAAACAAGATACTAGAtatggaagcatttttaaaattactaagtGATGTGCTGTACATGTTAGTGATAACGAGGTTGGCGAGGGTTGTGGTGACAGTGATGTTGACACTGCGACATATTTCTCATTTCCTACTTTAATCATTGTTTTCAGTAGGATTCTCCAGCAGGTTAATGTCACTACCATTCAGCAGCCCATGGGCAGAGAATCTGGCCTAATCAAGAtttaatattttggggcacctgggtggctcaagtcggttcagcggccaactcttgatttcagctcaggtcacgatctcacggttggtgagtttgagccccacattggactttgtGCTAACGActcgaagcctgcttgggattctctttccttcactctgtccctctcttcccctcaaaATAGAtgagtgagtaaataaataaataaataactttataaaaaagGTTTAATATTTTCAATCCTTAATGTCAACAGGAGATACCCCATTCTTTTGCCCCACTCTAAAAACAACACCACACGTTCAAGCATGAACATTTGGGAAAGTAGTCATTGTCCTGTGGGACATTCGTATTTCAGCCTGGCCAGACTGGGTTCCTAACCAGACAGATGTCATTTGCGACTCTAGAATCCTTGGATTCATTACTTCCTCTATCACAGAGTCAAAGGAAAAGATCCCAGAGAGGCCCTGGGCAACCtgcaaataaattatttcctaGATTTGGCCTATAGTAAAGATTATAAAGGGAGTCATAATACTATTTTTAGCCTCtcacctcccttcttccttctcttctctctctttctctctctctttggcagGGAGGGATGAGAGAAGAGAATAAGGGGCTCCTAAGAAGACACACCCAATAAAAGCCTTTTTGTCATCTAAGATGATGAAATCAGTCAATGAGAAGGGAAGCACAACATTGGGGCAGGAACACCTGTCAGGGCCTTTGTTAGGACATCATGCCATGAATCCCTCCTCATCCTAAATCCAGAGACCATTCACCTCCAGCCCTGACCCACGAGAGGTCAGAGAGAGCCCTGTCTTTGAAGTCACACTGAGAACCCCTTTCCCCACAGACTACGGTGGCCTGGACCCCTCCTTTGAAGGATGGCTTGCTCGATTTCCACATCCATTTATCCTTAGCCCCCTCTCTAACCACCCATTATTATGGAAATGGATGTTTTCTCACTCTTAGGTGAAATGTTATACAAACATAGCGTTAAGCATCCTTTTTCCCACACACTCCTTAATTGTGGCCAGATTGCTGTCCCTGAACTCCTTCTAAGAGAAATCCTGCTACTGCTCTGAAGGACACTTGCGTGCTTCGGGGCCCCCAGGGAAGGGAGACTCAAGGTGTGGTTGGTTCATACCTCTGGCTGTGCTCATTTCTCCATCCGGCCAGACGAGGCAGTGGAAACCCGTGGGTGAGATGCAAATGGGGGCAGTGATTTCCTCCCCTTGGATTGTGGTCCGGGTGTCCACGTTTACCACATTTTTCAGGTACCGGGGACGGAGGCGGATTCTGTGCTTAGCAACAAAGAGTTTTCTGTTGGTGGTGTTATGTGCAGGTGCTGCCTGGTGCCGGGCCTCCAGATTCCCATGCAGGAATACACCAGACTGGGACCCAAGaaacctctgggggtgggggggtcagtgGGCTCATTAGGCCACATAGACCAACTTTCCTTCAGAAAGCCTTTCCCAACACCCTGGCCCACCTTAACCCCACTTTCTCTAAACCCCCAGTGCACCTATGGTTCATATTGCCTCTGACCTTGCTCTGGCACAGGTCTGTGCCTTTGAGTTTTGTCTGTCTGAGCAGACTCTCAGCACTTGGATGCTTTGGTTGATT
The sequence above is drawn from the Neofelis nebulosa isolate mNeoNeb1 chromosome 2, mNeoNeb1.pri, whole genome shotgun sequence genome and encodes:
- the HAO2 gene encoding 2-Hydroxyacid oxidase 2 isoform X1, with product MPLACLTDFQAFARERLPKSTWDFIEGGADDSFTRDDNIAAFKRKLFVAKHRIRLRPRYLKNVVNVDTRTTIQGEEITAPICISPTGFHCLVWPDGEMSTARAAQAAGVCYITSTFATCALEDIAATAPRGLRWFQLYVHPDRQLSKQLVQRVESLGFRALVITVDVPKLGNRRHDIRNQLDLKLNLLLKDLHSPKERTSMPYFQMSPIDSSICWNDLSWLQSITRLPIILKGILTKEDAELAVKHNIHGIIVSNHGGRQLDDVLASIDALAEVVAAVKGKMEVYLDGGIRTGNDVLKALALGAKCVFLGRPILWGLAYKGEDGVKEVLNIIKNEFHTSMALTGCQSVAEINQDMIQFSRL
- the HAO2 gene encoding 2-Hydroxyacid oxidase 2 isoform X2 encodes the protein MPLACLTDFQAFARERLPKSTWDFIEGGADDSFTRDDNIAAFKRIRLRPRYLKNVVNVDTRTTIQGEEITAPICISPTGFHCLVWPDGEMSTARAAQAAGVCYITSTFATCALEDIAATAPRGLRWFQLYVHPDRQLSKQLVQRVESLGFRALVITVDVPKLGNRRHDIRNQLDLKLNLLLKDLHSPKERTSMPYFQMSPIDSSICWNDLSWLQSITRLPIILKGILTKEDAELAVKHNIHGIIVSNHGGRQLDDVLASIDALAEVVAAVKGKMEVYLDGGIRTGNDVLKALALGAKCVFLGRPILWGLAYKGEDGVKEVLNIIKNEFHTSMALTGCQSVAEINQDMIQFSRL